A section of the Aphelocoma coerulescens isolate FSJ_1873_10779 unplaced genomic scaffold, UR_Acoe_1.0 HiC_scaffold_60, whole genome shotgun sequence genome encodes:
- the LOC138101996 gene encoding olfactory receptor 14J1-like: protein MKRSSEFSLLAAVECYDRYVSLCKPLHYGTLLGSRACAHMAAAAWASGFLNALLHTANTFSLPLCQGSALGQFLGEIPHILKLSCSHCHLRELGLVVFSICLTFGSFVFLLFSYGQIFRAVLRIPSEQGWHKAFCTCLPHLAMVSLFLSTGFVACLKPPSRSSPSVDLALPVLYSVLPPALKSLIYSLRNQELKDALRKMMTGCFPEAKTCLFSAP from the coding sequence CGGAGTTTTCCCTCCTCGCCGCCGTCgagtgctacgaccgctacgtgtccctctgcaaacccctgcactacgggaccctcctgggcagcagagcttgtgctcacatggcagcagctgcctgggccagtggctttctcaatgctctgctgcacacggccaatacattttccctgcccctgtgccagggcagtgccctgggccagttcttgggtgaaatcccacacatcctcaagctctcctgctcacactgccacCTCAGGGAACTCGGGCttgttgtgttttccatctgtttaacttttggttcatttgtgttccttcttttctcctatgggcagatcttcagggctgtgctgaggatcccctctgagcagggatggcacaaagccttttgcacgtgcctccctcacctggccatggtctccctgttcctcagcactggctttgttgcctgcttgaagcccccctccagGTCCTCCCCATCCGtggacctggcactgccagttctgtactcggtgctgcctccagccctgaagtccctcatctacagcctgaggaaccaggagctcaaggatgccctgaggaaaatgatgactggATGCTTTCCAGAAGCAAAAACCTGCCTGTTTTCAGCTCCATAG
- the LOC138101972 gene encoding serine/threonine-protein kinase pim-1-like produces the protein MPGRAMRPARPRPRAGLRPPRPRASRRGLASARLLPYWRWRRWAGISACLLGSTVSLWLRLARPRPRPRPRPRLLPGPAEETDGAAAPAASAASSPVRALPLGSAAPAPEPPVSPSKEATSGDTRPGAVEERPAAVSGPGPSADSRVSPAGNALQGLRERYLEGSLLGRGGFGSVFAATRLSDGAPVAIKWVPRTRIRHWGELPNGTSAPLEVVLLDKVSTGFPGVVQLLEWLELPSNVVLVMERPEQSQDLLHFIRARGFLSEEVARELFRQVLEAVRHCTSCGVLHRDLKPENILVDLATGQAKLIDFGCGTYLQDTAYTSFAGTPAYSPPEWTHFGWYYGEAATVWSLGIVLHQMVCGRHPFPKGRNISWGQLSLPERLSQDCKELIRWCLSLHSLDRPSLEDLSCDPWLQDIHHP, from the exons atgccaggccgggccatgcgcccggcccgcccccggccccgggcggggctgcgccctccccgcccccgggcgtcccgccgcggtctcgcctccgcccggcttCTGCCCTACTGGCGGTGGCGccgctgggcgggcatcagtgcctgcctcTTGGGCAGCACTGTTAGcctctggctccggctggcccggccccggccccggccccggccccggccccggctcctcccgggaccCGCCGAGGAGACagacggcgcggccgctcccgccgcgtccGCGGCGTCTTCCCCGGTCCGAGCTCTTCCGCTCGGCagcgcggcccccgcccccgagccgccggtgtccCCTTCGAAAGAGGCAACATCTGGGGatacccggcccggggcggttgaggagCGCCCGGCGGCCGTttctggccccgggccgagcgctgacagcCGCGTCTCGCCGGCAGGGAATGCGCTGCAGGGCCTGAGGGAGCGCTACCTGgagggttcgctgctggggcgcggcggcttcggcagcgtcttcgcggccacgcggctctcggacggcgccccg gtggccatcaaatggGTGCCACGGACCCGCATCcgtcattggggcgagctg cccaacGGCACCAGCGCACCACTCGaggtcgtgctgctggacaaggtgtccaccGGCTTCCCTGGTGTGGTGCAGCTCCTCGAGTGGCTCGAGCTGCCCAGCAACGtggtgctggtgatggagcGGCCGGAGCAGTCTCAGGACCTGCTCCATTTCATTCGAGCGCGGGGCTTCCTGTCCGAGGAGGTGGCACGGGAGCTGTTCCGCCAggtcctggaggccgtgcggcactgcaccagctgcggggtccttcaCAGGGACCTGAAaccagagaacatcctggttgacctggccacGGGCCAGGCCAAATTGATTGACTTTGGCtgcggcacctacctgcaagacacagcctacaccagctttgcag GAACACCAGcgtacagccccccggaatggacccattttggctggtactacggcgaggcagctaccgtctggtccctgggcatcgtgctgcaccagatggtctgcgggcgGCACCCGTTCCCGAAGGGCCGGAACATCAGCTGGGGCCAGCTGTCGCTCCCAGAACGGCTCTCTCAAG ACTGCAAGGAACTGATCAGATGGTGTCTGTCCCTGCACTCCTTGGacaggccctcattagaagacctgtcgtGTGATCCTTGGCTGCAGGATATTCATCATCCAtag
- the LOC138101997 gene encoding olfactory receptor 14J1-like, translating into MLSVSDIQNQSAGEMKRSSEFSLLAAVECYDRYVSLCKPLHYGTLLGSRACAHMAAAAWASGFLNALLHTANTFSLPLCQGSALGQFLGEIPQFLKLSCSHCHLRELGLVVFSICLTFGSFVFLLFSYGQIFRAVLRIPSEQGWHKAFCTCLPHLAMVSLFLSTGFVACLKPPSRSSPSVDLALPVLYSVLPPALKSLIYSLRNQELKDALRKMMTGCFPEAKTCLFSAP; encoded by the exons atgctgagtgTTTCTGACATCCAAAACCAGTCAGCCGGGGAGATGAAGAGGAGCT CGGAGTTTTCCCTCCTCGCCGCCGTCgagtgctacgaccgctacgtgtccctctgcaaacccctgcactacgggaccctcctgggcagcagagcttgtgctcacatggcagcagctgcctgggccagtggctttctcaatgctctgctgcacacggccaatacattttccctgcccctgtgccagggcagtgccctgggccagttcttgGGTGAAATCCCACAgttcctcaagctctcctgctcacactgccacCTCAGGGAACTCGGGCttgttgtgttttccatctgtttaacttttggttcatttgtgttccttcttttctcctatgggcagatcttcagggctgtgctgaggatcccctctgagcagggatggcacaaagccttttgcacgtgcctccctcacctggccatggtctccctgttcctcagcactggctttgttgcctgcttgaagcccccctccagGTCCTCCCCATCCGtggacctggcactgccagttctgtactcagtgctgcctccagccctgaagtccctcatctacagcctgaggaaccaggagctcaaggatgccctgaggaaaatgatgactggATGCTTTCCAGAAGCAAAAACCTGCCTGTTTTCAGCTCCATAG
- the LOC138102079 gene encoding serine/threonine-protein kinase pim-1-like, whose protein sequence is MPGRAMRPARPRPRAGLRPPRPRASRRGLASARLLPYWRWRRWAGISACLLGSTVSLWLRLARPRLARPRPRPRPRPRPRPRPLPGPAEETDGAAAPAASAASSPVRALPLGSAAPAPEPPVSPSKEATSGDTRPGAVEERPAAVSGPGPSADSRVSPAGNALQGLRERYLEGSLLGRGGFGSVFAATRLSDGAPVAIKWVPRTRIRHWGELPNGTSAPLEVVLLDKVSTGFPGVVQLLEWLELPSNVVLVMERPEQSQDLLHFIRARGFLSEEVARELFRQVLEAMRHCTSCGVLHRDLKPENILVDLATGQAKLIDFGCGTYLQDTAYTSFAGTPAYSPPEWTHFGWYYGEAATVWSLGIVLHQMVCGRHPFPKGRNISWGQLSLPERLSQDCKELIRWCLSLHSLDRPSLEDLSCDPWLQDIHHP, encoded by the exons atgccaggccgggccatgcgcccggcccgcccccggccccgggcggggctgcgccctccccgcccccgggcgtcccgccgcggtctcgcctccgcccggctcttgCCCTACTGGCGGTGGCGccgctgggcgggcatcagtgcctgcctcTTGGGCAGCACTGTTAGcctctggctccggctggcccggccccggctggcccggccccggccccggccccggccccggccccggccccggccccggcccctcccgggaCCCGCCGAGGAGACagacggcgcggccgctcccgccgcgtccGCGGCGTCTTCCCCGGTCCGAGCTCTTCCGCTCGGCagcgcggcccccgcccccgagccgccggtgtccCCTTCGAAAGAGGCAACATCTGGGGatacccggcccggggcggttgaggagCGCCCGGCGGCCGTttctggccccgggccgagcgctgacagcCGCGTCTCGCCGGCAGGGAATGCGCTGCAGGGCCTGAGGGAGCGCTACCTGgagggttcgctgctggggcgcggcggcttcggcagcgtcttcgcggccacgcggctctcggacggcgccccg gtggccatcaaatggGTGCCACGGACCCGCATCcgtcattggggcgagctg cccaacGGCACCAGCGCACCACTCGaggtcgtgctgctggacaaggtgtccaccGGCTTCCCTGGTGTGGTGCAGCTCCTCGAGTGGCTCGAGCTGCCCAGCAACGtggtgctggtgatggagcGGCCGGAGCAGTCTCAGGACCTGCTCCATTTCATTCGAGCGCGGGGCTTCCTGTCCGAGGAGGTGGCACGGGAGCTGTTCCGCCAGGTCCTGGAGGCcatgcggcactgcaccagctgcggggtccttcaCAGGGACCTGAAaccagagaacatcctggttgacctggccacGGGCCAGGCCAAATTGATTGACTTTGGCtgcggcacctacctgcaagacacagcctacaccagctttgcag GAACACCAGcgtacagccccccggaatggacccattttggctggtactacggcgaggcagctaccgtctggtccctgggcatcgtgctgcaccagatggtctgcgggcgGCACCCGTTCCCGAAGGGCCGGAACATCAGCTGGGGCCAGCTGTCGCTCCCAGAACGGCTCTCTCAAG ACTGCAAGGAACTGATCAGATGGTGTCTGTCCCTGCACTCCTTGGacaggccctcattagaagacctgtcgtGTGATCCTTGGCTGCAGGATATTCATCATCCAtag